The following proteins are co-located in the Bosea sp. AS-1 genome:
- the hslV gene encoding ATP-dependent protease subunit HslV, producing MSESSNAPVMHATTILMVRKGGRVVIGGDGQVSLGQTIMKGNARKVRRLAKGQVIAGFAGATADAFTLFERLESKLEQYPTQLLRACVELAKDWRTDRYLRRLEAMLLVADKEVSLLISGTGDVLEPEASEHGAVMAIGSGGNYALSAARALIDVEPDAEAIVRKAMKIAGDICVYTNHSLVIETLEAA from the coding sequence ATGTCCGAATCCAGCAATGCCCCTGTCATGCACGCCACCACCATCCTGATGGTGCGCAAGGGCGGCCGCGTCGTCATCGGCGGCGACGGCCAGGTCTCGCTCGGCCAGACGATCATGAAGGGCAACGCCAGGAAGGTGCGCCGTCTCGCCAAGGGACAGGTGATCGCAGGCTTCGCCGGCGCCACCGCCGATGCCTTCACCCTGTTCGAGCGGCTGGAGAGCAAGCTGGAGCAGTATCCGACGCAGCTGCTACGGGCCTGCGTCGAGCTCGCCAAGGACTGGCGCACCGACCGCTATCTGCGCCGGCTCGAGGCGATGCTGCTCGTCGCCGACAAGGAGGTCTCCCTGCTGATCTCGGGCACGGGCGACGTGCTGGAGCCGGAGGCCAGCGAGCATGGCGCGGTGATGGCGATCGGCTCCGGCGGCAACTACGCGCTTTCGGCGGCGCGTGCCCTGATCGATGTCGAGCCCGATGCCGAGGCGATCGTGCGCAAGGCGATGAAGATCGCCGGCGACATCTGCGTCTATACCAATCACAGCCTCGTCATCGAGACGCTCGAGGCGGCGTGA